One segment of Polyangiaceae bacterium DNA contains the following:
- a CDS encoding virulence RhuM family protein gives MNDPRDLALREAEFLLYQTEDGRTRVEVRFDGETAWLSLTQMADLFQRDKSVISRHVKNVFEEGELTREATVAEFATVQREGEREVTRQVDYYNLDVIISVGYRVKSHRGTQFRIWATQRLREYIVKGFTLDDERLKRAGGGNYFDELLARIRDIRSSEKVFWRKVLEIYATSIDYDPRAEFSQRFFATVQNKMHWAVHGQTAAEVITARADSSQPNMGMTSWTGERPRRTDAVAAKNYLNHEELEALNRIVNAYLEFAELQATSRKPMYMADWIRKLDDFLRLSDREILTHAGTVSHDTAVAKAELEYDRFSSERRALPSPVEQHFEEAIDDVKRLDEQRTPGALTDGKKKPEPRSKGKK, from the coding sequence ATGAACGATCCGAGAGACCTGGCCCTGCGCGAAGCGGAGTTCCTCCTCTACCAGACCGAGGATGGGCGAACGCGCGTGGAGGTTCGCTTCGACGGCGAGACGGCGTGGCTCTCGCTCACGCAGATGGCCGACCTCTTCCAGCGGGACAAGTCGGTGATCTCGCGCCACGTCAAGAACGTGTTCGAAGAGGGCGAGCTCACCCGCGAGGCAACCGTTGCAGAATTTGCAACGGTTCAGCGGGAGGGCGAACGCGAGGTCACTCGACAGGTCGACTACTACAACCTCGACGTCATCATCTCGGTCGGCTATCGCGTGAAGTCGCACCGCGGTACCCAGTTTCGGATCTGGGCGACCCAGCGCCTGCGCGAGTACATCGTCAAGGGCTTCACCCTCGACGACGAGCGGCTCAAGCGTGCGGGCGGCGGAAACTACTTCGACGAGCTGCTCGCCCGCATCCGCGACATCCGGTCGTCGGAGAAGGTCTTCTGGCGTAAGGTCCTCGAGATCTACGCGACGAGCATCGACTACGACCCACGCGCCGAATTCTCCCAGCGTTTCTTCGCCACCGTGCAGAACAAGATGCACTGGGCCGTCCATGGACAGACCGCTGCCGAGGTCATCACAGCGCGCGCCGACTCCTCGCAACCGAACATGGGCATGACCAGCTGGACCGGTGAGCGACCGCGCAGAACCGACGCTGTCGCTGCCAAGAACTACCTCAACCATGAAGAGCTCGAAGCCCTGAACCGCATCGTCAACGCCTACCTGGAGTTCGCCGAGCTGCAGGCGACGAGCCGCAAACCGATGTACATGGCGGACTGGATCCGCAAGCTCGACGACTTCCTGCGCCTGTCGGACCGCGAGATCCTCACCCACGCGGGCACGGTGTCCCACGACACCGCGGTCGCGAAAGCGGAGCTCGAGTACGATCGCTTCTCCAGTGAACGCCGAGCGTTGCCCTCCCCGGTCGAGCAGCACTTCGAGGAGGCAATTGACGACGTCAAACGGCTCGACGAGCAGCGAACCCCAGGCGCTCTGACGGACGGCAAGAAGAAGCCAGAGCCGCGGAGCAAGGGAAAGAAGTGA
- a CDS encoding 1-acyl-sn-glycerol-3-phosphate acyltransferase, protein MTIAADPKTVTSRIARAGLAALGGWRYTSALPAPRRAVCLALPHTDNMDGLLLVLLAESVGLKLSWMVKDDWGKPPVGILIRKVGGVPIDRSKANGMVGQMIEEFARRDDFYLAIPPEGTRGRTEYWKSGFYRIALGAKVPVVPGYLDYGNKEGGFGPAIELTGDVKADMDAIRAYYAESQPRPKHPEKFGPIRLREETE, encoded by the coding sequence ATGACCATTGCCGCCGATCCGAAGACCGTGACCAGCCGCATCGCTCGCGCTGGGCTCGCTGCCTTGGGCGGCTGGCGCTACACCAGCGCGCTGCCGGCTCCTCGCCGCGCGGTGTGCCTGGCCCTGCCCCATACGGACAACATGGACGGGCTGCTCTTGGTGCTGCTCGCCGAGTCCGTCGGCCTGAAGCTGTCGTGGATGGTGAAAGACGACTGGGGCAAACCGCCGGTCGGCATCCTGATCCGCAAGGTCGGCGGCGTGCCCATCGATCGCAGCAAGGCCAACGGCATGGTCGGTCAGATGATCGAAGAGTTCGCTCGCCGCGACGACTTCTATCTCGCGATCCCGCCCGAAGGCACGCGCGGTCGGACCGAGTATTGGAAGTCCGGCTTCTACCGCATCGCCTTGGGCGCCAAGGTGCCAGTGGTGCCGGGGTACTTGGACTACGGCAACAAGGAGGGCGGCTTCGGTCCCGCCATCGAGCTCACGGGCGACGTCAAAGCAGACATGGACGCCATTCGCGCCTACTACGCCGAGTCGCAGCCCCGGCCGAAGCATCCCGAAAAGTTCGGGCCCATTCGCCTTCGAGAAGAGACCGAGTAG
- a CDS encoding DUF4272 domain-containing protein — MTDDEDPDDYQPQPPSAEQVARRALILSAVSCRGILELDPDRERAERFWDRVMKWWQALDLEADLEPEEAALLASRFGTARQQDAVDESWRSEALGVIAWALGQADVISHDRQVDPSAVANSLGFLEDHTVLESPRLRSPDELNAYLDVAFTVHWRLREFSLNPGAMDFAEFCRTAWFGPLSLKGVRLLEGDLALGDLPISRAPTELVQTAMSIAQERHQAANWLVDASQPLSETDTST, encoded by the coding sequence GTGACCGACGATGAAGACCCGGATGACTACCAACCGCAGCCTCCGTCTGCCGAGCAGGTAGCGCGTCGAGCACTGATCCTCTCCGCGGTTTCGTGTCGAGGTATCTTGGAGCTCGATCCTGACCGCGAACGGGCCGAGCGGTTTTGGGATCGCGTCATGAAGTGGTGGCAAGCCCTTGACCTCGAGGCCGATCTGGAGCCCGAAGAAGCTGCGCTGCTTGCGTCACGGTTTGGCACGGCCCGACAGCAGGACGCGGTTGATGAGAGTTGGCGCTCGGAAGCGCTAGGCGTTATCGCATGGGCGCTAGGCCAGGCCGACGTCATCTCGCACGACCGTCAAGTCGATCCGAGCGCCGTCGCGAACTCGCTCGGGTTCCTAGAGGACCACACCGTCTTGGAATCACCTCGGCTTCGCTCCCCCGACGAACTCAACGCGTACTTGGATGTGGCCTTCACAGTGCACTGGCGTCTGCGAGAATTCTCGCTCAATCCGGGTGCCATGGACTTTGCGGAGTTCTGCCGCACGGCCTGGTTTGGCCCGTTGTCTCTCAAAGGCGTTCGTCTACTCGAGGGCGACCTCGCCCTCGGCGATCTCCCAATCTCCCGGGCTCCAACAGAACTTGTGCAAACGGCGATGAGCATCGCTCAAGAACGACATCAGGCAGCGAATTGGCTAGTCGACGCCTCTCAACCACTTTCGGAAACCGACACCAGTACTTGA
- a CDS encoding DUF1801 domain-containing protein translates to MHADTKKYNAALAAGDRAICQLLAQQIDRHLPEAENKIWHAHPVWFLDGNPIVGYSKLKNCVRLLFWSGQSFEEGGLKKEGSFKAAEARYTEADQVDAKQLRRWLAEAREVQWDYKNIVRRKGRLERLK, encoded by the coding sequence ATGCACGCCGACACCAAGAAGTACAACGCGGCCCTTGCAGCCGGCGACCGAGCCATCTGTCAGCTCTTGGCGCAGCAGATCGATCGCCACCTTCCCGAAGCGGAGAACAAGATCTGGCACGCCCACCCCGTGTGGTTCCTCGATGGCAACCCCATCGTTGGATACAGCAAGCTGAAGAACTGCGTGCGGCTGCTGTTCTGGAGCGGCCAGTCCTTCGAAGAGGGCGGGCTGAAGAAGGAAGGGAGCTTCAAGGCTGCCGAAGCGCGCTACACCGAGGCCGATCAGGTTGACGCGAAGCAGCTGCGGCGTTGGCTGGCTGAGGCTCGCGAAGTGCAGTGGGACTACAAGAACATCGTCCGACGCAAGGGTCGGCTGGAGCGATTGAAGTGA
- a CDS encoding LysE family translocator: MLGIHDYWVFVAAGIVLNLTPGQDTLYIAGRSIAAGRKVGIASALGVGTGGLVHAIAASAGLSTVLATSALAFTLVKWAGVAYLIYLGARLLVSRAGTDTLRSSTDAGGGGVVAFRRGVLTNVLNPKVALFFLAFLPQFVDPQHGNRTLSFLVLGGTFVFTGTLWCLVIAIASARASAGIRQSGSGSNLLRRIAGAVFVGLGIKLALEQAK, from the coding sequence GTGCTGGGCATACATGACTACTGGGTTTTCGTCGCGGCCGGGATCGTGCTCAACCTGACGCCGGGTCAAGACACTCTCTACATCGCGGGCCGCAGCATTGCCGCAGGCAGAAAGGTCGGCATCGCCTCGGCCCTTGGGGTGGGGACGGGAGGCCTCGTGCACGCGATTGCCGCGAGCGCGGGCCTGTCGACGGTGCTGGCTACGTCAGCGCTCGCCTTCACGCTGGTCAAGTGGGCAGGCGTGGCCTACTTGATCTACCTGGGTGCGCGGCTTCTCGTGTCACGCGCGGGAACGGACACTCTGCGGTCATCCACCGATGCCGGAGGTGGGGGCGTCGTGGCTTTTCGGAGGGGCGTTCTGACGAATGTCCTGAACCCGAAGGTTGCGCTCTTCTTCCTCGCGTTCTTGCCGCAGTTTGTAGACCCGCAGCACGGCAACCGGACCTTGTCGTTCTTGGTGCTGGGCGGGACGTTCGTGTTCACGGGGACTCTGTGGTGCTTGGTGATCGCGATCGCATCCGCACGGGCGTCAGCGGGGATCCGTCAATCCGGATCCGGCAGCAACCTGCTGCGGCGAATCGCGGGGGCGGTGTTCGTGGGGTTGGGCATCAAGCTGGCCTTGGAGCAGGCGAAGTGA
- a CDS encoding tetratricopeptide repeat protein, with the protein MRGDVDDCFCSQVERRSRASTCTPDFSGHAMNETTEKIRQLLVQGIECQHAGDLAAAEELFMQCMNLDDGTDSDATGGGPSSIRLSAHVRYAMVLEERGHPRRALAVVEAASKRWPSQATVWSFLGRLRVAVGQPEGAEQAYRRSLELEPRACTWSLLYWVLKHELEGRDDEAVACLHAALDVDPDYEDAHYKLGCNLSLSGDIEAAEAHFRRAIELDPEYAAAHAELGFCLMGRQDLTPAGAAAEALPHLVRSVEIDGNYGWSRLYLGIALWEVRRLRDARVQFEAACRIWPDDASALSLHGDFLSDAFGARGQAEQLLRRAVVLDPDDGDCRYRLGKHLVRMERYQEARRELERAHALGNVYALAVLDDVER; encoded by the coding sequence GTGCGAGGCGACGTCGACGACTGCTTCTGCAGTCAGGTCGAACGTCGCTCGCGTGCGTCCACGTGCACCCCCGACTTCTCAGGCCACGCCATGAACGAAACCACCGAAAAGATCCGCCAACTGCTCGTGCAGGGCATCGAATGCCAACACGCAGGGGATCTCGCAGCAGCAGAAGAACTCTTCATGCAGTGCATGAACCTAGATGATGGCACCGACTCGGACGCTACTGGAGGCGGCCCGTCCTCAATCCGACTATCCGCCCACGTGCGCTATGCCATGGTGCTCGAAGAACGTGGACACCCGCGACGAGCGCTCGCGGTGGTAGAGGCCGCTAGCAAGAGGTGGCCATCCCAAGCGACCGTGTGGTCCTTCCTCGGCCGACTACGCGTCGCCGTGGGGCAGCCAGAGGGAGCGGAGCAAGCCTATCGGCGCTCGCTCGAACTCGAGCCACGCGCGTGTACGTGGTCGTTGCTTTACTGGGTGCTGAAGCACGAACTTGAAGGCCGCGACGACGAAGCGGTTGCCTGTCTGCATGCTGCGCTAGACGTCGACCCGGACTACGAGGATGCTCACTACAAACTTGGCTGCAATCTCAGCCTCAGCGGTGACATCGAAGCCGCAGAAGCACATTTCCGACGCGCGATCGAACTCGATCCAGAGTACGCCGCGGCCCATGCCGAACTCGGATTCTGCTTGATGGGCCGACAAGATCTCACGCCTGCCGGAGCAGCGGCCGAGGCCCTCCCCCATCTTGTCCGATCCGTCGAGATCGACGGAAACTATGGCTGGTCTCGACTCTACCTGGGGATCGCCCTTTGGGAAGTACGGCGGCTCAGAGACGCGCGGGTTCAGTTCGAGGCGGCGTGTCGCATCTGGCCGGACGATGCGTCCGCGCTTTCGCTGCACGGCGACTTTCTGTCAGACGCCTTCGGAGCGAGGGGCCAAGCAGAACAGCTCCTGCGACGAGCAGTCGTCCTCGACCCGGATGATGGGGATTGCCGCTACCGGCTTGGAAAGCACCTAGTTCGCATGGAGCGCTACCAGGAGGCACGACGCGAGCTGGAACGCGCCCACGCGCTCGGCAACGTCTACGCTCTTGCCGTGCTGGACGATGTGGAGCGATGA
- a CDS encoding DUF4259 domain-containing protein, producing MGTWGTNTFQTDTALDWFGELGDVDDPLAFLEDSLTPHIAGGRLDASSAEHVICAAEVVAAVLGQPSESLHPEVLAWASAHEDLEVAELVPQAVHALRHVLADDSELNEIWLETDAHDEWRRPVAALRRRLRRSAD from the coding sequence ATGGGAACATGGGGCACGAACACGTTTCAAACCGACACCGCGCTCGACTGGTTCGGCGAGCTCGGCGACGTGGACGATCCGCTCGCGTTTCTCGAGGACTCCCTGACACCACACATCGCTGGCGGACGACTCGACGCATCTTCGGCAGAACATGTCATCTGCGCGGCGGAGGTTGTTGCCGCCGTCCTCGGCCAGCCTAGCGAAAGTCTTCACCCCGAAGTGCTCGCGTGGGCGAGTGCACACGAAGACCTCGAGGTGGCCGAACTCGTGCCGCAGGCGGTCCATGCGCTTCGTCACGTGCTCGCCGACGATAGCGAACTCAACGAAATCTGGCTCGAGACCGACGCGCACGACGAGTGGCGGCGTCCCGTCGCCGCGCTCCGGCGCCGACTGAGACGCAGCGCCGACTAG